The following are from one region of the Trichoderma breve strain T069 chromosome 5, whole genome shotgun sequence genome:
- a CDS encoding 6-phosphofructo-2-kinase domain-containing protein, which translates to MPSKTNNGVGVQVEDTKICVVMVGLPARGKSYIAQLAQRYLQWLSIPAATFNVGNYRRNDAPQPTADFFDFNNPEGERKRRAAAEAAVADMLAWFRTGGVVGILDATNSTKERRKWVMDTCTAHGIEVLFVESKCDDEEVIMANIRDVKLTSPDYRGQDPEAAAQDFRNRISHYEKVYKTINADEDEDNYTYLKLMNVGKQVIINRIQDYLQSRIVYYLMNLHIRPRSVWLSRHGESLYNLSGRIGGDMLLSPRGELYAKKLPELVRESVGDDRPLTVWTSTLKRTIATARFLPPHYNQLQWKALDELDSGVCDGLTYQEIKDRYPEDFAARDEDKYNYRYRGGESYRDVVIRLEPIIMELERSEDILIVTHQAVLRCIYAYFMKKDQAKSPWMNVPLHTLIKLTPRAYGTEEVRYEAHIPAVSTWRGKGSTAKHENPTPESL; encoded by the exons aTGCCGTCGAAAACTAACAATGGTGTGGGGGTTCAGGTCGAGGACACAAAGATATGCGTTGTCATGGTTGGTCTCCCGGCCCGCGGGAAGAGCTACATTGCCCAGTTAG CCCAGAGATACCTGCAATGGCTGTCGATTCCGGCAGCGACTTTCAATGTCGGCAACTATCGGCGCAATGACGCTCCACAGCCGACTGCCGACTTCTTTGATTTTAACAATCCCGAAGGAGAGCGGAAGCGCCGTGCGGCTGCCGAGGCCGCCGTTGCTGACATGCTTGCCTGGTTCCGCACCGGCGGCGTGGTCGGCATCCTGGACGCGACCAACTCTACAAAGGAGCGCCGCAAATGGGTCATGGACACGTGCACCGCTCACGGCATTGAAGTGCTCTTTGTCGAGAGCAAAtgcgatgatgaggaggtCATCATGGCCAATATCCGTGACGTCAAGCTAACGAGCCCCGACTATCGCGGCCAAGACCCCGAGGCCGCGGCCCAAGACTTTCGCAATCGCATCAGCCACTACGAGAAAGTTTACAAGACCATCAAcgccgatgaggatgaagacaatTACACCTACCTGAAGCTGATGAACGTCGGCAAGCAAGTCATTATCAACCGCATTCAAGACTATCTTCAAAGTCGCATCGTCTACTACCTCATGAATCTGCATATCCGGCCACGATCAGTCTGGCTATCGAGG CACGGAGAATCTCTATATAATCTAAGTGGCCGCATTGGTGGTGACATGCTATTGTCTCCCCGAGGCGAGCTGTatgccaagaagctgcctgAGCTGGTGCGAGAGTCCGTCGGA GATGACCGCCCTCTGACGGTGTGGACCTCGACATTGAAACGTACCATTGCCACTGCCAGATTCCTCCCGCCGCACTACAACCAACTGCAGTGGAAAGCACTGGACGAATTAGATTCAGGCGTGTGCGACGGTTTGACGTACCAGGAAATCAAGGATCGCTACCCCGAAGACTTTGCGGCCCGTGATGAGGACAAGTACAACTACCGATACCGCGGTGGCGAGTCTTACCGCGATGTAGTCATTCGCCTGGAGCCCATCATAATGGAACTGGAACGTAGTGAGGACATTCTCATTGTGACGCACCAGGCAGTTTTGCGCTGCATCTATGCATACTTTATGAAGAAGGACCAGGCCAAGAGTCCCTGGATGAATGTGCCGCTTCATACATTGATCAAGCTAACGCCAAGGGCGTATGGCACCGAGGAAGTTCGTTACGAGGCTCACATTCCTGCTGTGAGCACTTGGCGAGGAAAGGGAAGTACCGCTAAGCACGAGAATCCCACTCCCGAGAGCCTCTGA
- a CDS encoding LIM-domain binding protein domain-containing protein has protein sequence MGPNFAGHPAMGHPGVAGHPMGGPGMPPNAGQQGAPAGMPHQFAGGHIAVSGPGGPVNPALMGAIPPGASPGPHAVHQLSPAQQQQMFQQQQHLQQQFNINNPSAQMAAIRQQQLLHQQQRQQAMFAQQFQNMGAGGVNGIPMGMQLSPQQLHQLRQRNAAAGLGHVGQHNPQAAIMAQQLALQQHAAQQQAAQQAQQQAAQQQAQQQAAHNQQMSANHNQAQHMAMNAQSMPGMPQQNPMAAGAQTQMGAQQQQTPQPPGQPQPQPQQQPGPQSQPTPQQTSQAGTPAPSGQQTPSQTPAPTPVHANQIPPGQAQPQQAQAPNQAQMAAAATQQLMANSMMQQQLREGMKTRCLLKLMQFGERLSGFPGAKSKDDLSYWNRFVAQFFSSPNGVFRFSLHVGESEDTPDKQYEIAYPAIARFFHTNYSSGVKSMQLILDSGSSDRPLPGDCYCIENPRASFVYWYETGSHLVATGTLRAQFDAEQKIELFEFLTTRHEEYVARKHVIEAAKPAHEWVKEWRSLNTMDGKQSPEMSKKGKSRQLKSPQKEPPGVLVDLPDSAVNSKGVTEAVHQFLEIVEVMGQMNPLFGFYHSNPGLSPYAALEQYVATQINSATPIMNGQAMAQGPRTPSFGQFPMGASPAAVHMNLPGSPHIGSPAPGQAPGMQLQPSQQGTSSSGPSANTSPASNKRRRPSTVKVEDDSATPGSGQVNGIQGRGKPQTPRMAKRMKGSAT, from the exons ATGGGCCCCAACTTCGCGGGGCACCCTGCCATGGGGCATCCGGGAGTCGCAGGGCATCCCATGGGCGGTCCTGGCATGCCTCCCAACGCGGGCCAGCAAGGCGCGCCCGCCGGAATGCCTCACCAGTTCGCTGGCGGCCACATTGCCGTCTCCGGCCCAGGAGGCCCGGTCAATCCTGCTTTGATGGGTGCCATACCGCCCGGCGCCAGTCCTGGTCCGCACGCGGTCCATCAGCTAAGTCCTgcgcagcaacagcaaatgttccaacagcagcagcacttgCAACAGCAGT TCAACATTAACAACCCAAGCGCGCAAATGGCCGCTATccgacaacaacaacttcttcatcagcagcagcggcagcaggctATGTTCGCCCAGCAGTTTCAAAACATGGGTGCCGGTGGTGTTAACGGTATACCCATGGGCATGCAGCTCAGCcctcagcagcttcatcaactcAGGCAACGCAATGCCGCCGCTGGGTTGGGTCATGTGGGT CAGCACAATCCTCAGGCGGCGATCATGGCTCAACAGCTagctcttcaacaacatgCAGCCCAGCAACAAGCGGCCCAGCAAGCGCAACAACAAGCAGCCCAGCAACAGGCCCAGCAACAGGCAGCGCACAATCAACAAATGTCGGCCAATCACAACCAGGCCCAACACATGGCGATGAATGCACAATCTATGCCGGGCATGCCACAGCAGAACCCGATGGCCGCTGGCGCTCAGACCCAGATGGGTgcgcagcaacagcagacCCCGCAGCCGCCAGgccaacctcaacctcagccgcagcagcagccaggtCCTCAGTCACAACCAACTCCACAGCAAACCTCACAAGCCGGTACACCGGCTCCGTCAGGACAGCAGACACCATCGCAGACACCCGCACCGACACCTGTCCACGCAAACCAGATCCCGCCGGGCCAAGCCCAACcccagcaagctcaagcaccGAACCAAGCTCAGAtggccgctgctgctacccAGCAGCTCATGGCCAACTCtatgatgcagcagcaactgaGAGAAGGGATGAAGACCCGATGCCTCTTGAAACTGATGCAGTTTGGCGAACGCCTAAGCGGCTTCCCT GGAGCGAAGAGCAAAGACGACCTGTCATATTGGAATAGATTTGTAGCCCAGTTCTTCTCATCACCCAATGGCGTCTTCCGGTTTTCATTACACGTTGGCGAGTCCGAAGATACACCAGACAAGCAATACGAAATTGCCTACCCAGCGATTGCTCGTTTCTTCCACACCAATTACAGCAGTGGCGTCAAGAGTATGCAGCTTATTCtcgacagcggcagcagcgatAGGCCACTGCCAGGAGATTGCTACTGTATTGAGAACCCCAGGGCTAGTTTCGTCTACTGGTACGAGACGGGATCACAT CTCGTGGCCACGGGTACACTGCGCGCTCAGTTTGATGCCGAACAGAAGATAGAATTGTTTGAGTTCCTCACCACAAGACATGAAGAATACGTCGCCCGGAAACATGTAATCGAAGCTGCAAAGCCTGCACACGAGTGGGTTAAGGAATGGCGGAGCTTAAATACAATGGATGGCAAACAGTCACCAGAAATGTCCAAGAAGGGGAAATCTCGCCAGCTCAAGTCCCCTCAGAAGGAGCCGCCCGGAGTTCTGGTCGATTTACCAGACTCGGCAGTAAACAGCAAGGGAGTCACAGAGGCTGTGCATCAGTTCCTCGAG ATTGTAGAAGTTATGGGCCAGATGAACCCTTTGTTTGGGTTCTACCACTCCAACCCTGGCCTCAGCCCCTACGCCGCTCTTGAGCAATACGTAGCAACTCAGATCAACAGCGCAACGCCAATAATGAATGGACAGGCCATGGCACAAGGGCCAAGGACACCTAGCTTTGGGCAGTTCCCAATGGGAGCCAGTCCTGCGGCAGTGCACATGAACCTGCCTGGATCGCCTCACATCGGCAGCCCTGCGCCCGGCCAAGCACCCGGCATGCAGCTCCAACCAAGCCAGCAGGGGACAAGTTCAAGCGGACCGAGCGCAAACACATCACCAGCTTCTAACAAGCGCCGCCGACCATCTACCGTCAAGGTCGAAGATGATTCCGCCACACCGGGTTCCGGTCAGGTTAACGGGATACAGGGGAGGGGCAAGCCTCAAACCCCCCGAATGGCCAAACGCATGAAAGGCAGCGCGACTTGA